A single region of the Agromyces sp. Leaf222 genome encodes:
- a CDS encoding phosphotransferase — protein sequence MGDGRTREVELVLCLRSGEVLGTTSAFTAAEPWLPFALPVVDAARESLGLEVLVLRLLELVTRPNGTPDLVRYLAEVDAAPPGGLRRADATIAEATTPEPLRMPWADPGGPTRTLEWAAEELAARGIALTAPPVQVKSWNLSNLWLLPTAGGSVWLKQVPPFFAHEGAVIERMSRHAVPRLIARRGDTALLAEIDGEDLFVSTPAQRDAMIDLLVGLQCDTVGAIGELLAMGLPDWRLPSIAEAGSHALGASADELEAEQRTAVSRLIDGLDVRAARLEACGLPDTLVHGDFHQGNVRGVDLDLTLLDWGDSGVGHPLLDEAAFTERLSPADGDSARAHWLRVWSEAVPGSDPAEALRLLAPVAALRQAIIYRGFLDRIEPDERVYHRADPVIWLARTADLLAADASAR from the coding sequence ATGGGTGACGGGCGCACGCGCGAGGTCGAGCTCGTGCTGTGCCTGCGCTCGGGCGAGGTGCTCGGCACGACGTCGGCCTTCACGGCCGCCGAGCCGTGGTTGCCGTTCGCCCTGCCGGTGGTCGACGCGGCACGCGAGTCGCTCGGACTCGAGGTGCTCGTGCTGCGCCTGCTCGAACTCGTCACCCGACCGAACGGCACGCCCGACCTCGTGCGCTACCTCGCCGAGGTGGATGCCGCGCCGCCCGGCGGGCTGCGCCGGGCGGATGCCACCATCGCCGAGGCGACGACGCCCGAGCCGCTGCGGATGCCGTGGGCCGACCCCGGTGGCCCGACGCGCACCCTCGAGTGGGCCGCGGAGGAGCTCGCGGCACGTGGCATCGCCCTGACGGCCCCGCCCGTGCAGGTGAAGTCGTGGAACCTCTCGAACCTGTGGCTGCTGCCGACGGCCGGGGGCTCCGTCTGGTTGAAGCAGGTGCCGCCGTTCTTCGCGCACGAGGGCGCCGTCATCGAGCGGATGTCGCGCCACGCCGTGCCGCGCCTGATCGCCCGCCGAGGCGACACCGCGCTCCTCGCCGAGATCGACGGCGAGGACCTCTTCGTGTCGACCCCGGCGCAGCGCGACGCCATGATCGACCTGCTCGTCGGCCTGCAGTGCGACACCGTCGGCGCGATCGGCGAACTGCTCGCGATGGGACTGCCCGACTGGCGGCTGCCGTCCATCGCGGAGGCCGGCTCGCATGCCCTCGGGGCGTCCGCCGACGAGCTCGAGGCCGAGCAACGCACAGCCGTCTCGCGCCTGATCGACGGCCTCGACGTGCGGGCCGCGCGCCTCGAGGCGTGCGGTCTGCCCGACACGCTCGTGCACGGCGACTTCCACCAGGGCAACGTGCGCGGCGTCGACCTCGACCTGACCCTGCTCGACTGGGGCGACTCCGGCGTCGGCCACCCACTGCTCGACGAGGCGGCGTTCACCGAGCGGTTATCGCCCGCGGACGGCGATTCAGCTCGTGCGCACTGGCTTCGGGTCTGGTCGGAGGCCGTGCCGGGGTCGGACCCCGCCGAGGCGCTGCGCTTGCTCGCTCCGGTCGCCGCCCTGCGGCAGGCGATCATCTACCGGGGGTTCCTCGATCGGATCGAACCCGACGAACGGGTCTATCATCGCGCCGACCCCGTCATCTGGCTCGCGCGCACTGCCGACCTGCTCGCCGCGGATGCGTCGGCGCGCTGA
- a CDS encoding anthranilate synthase family protein has translation MTAPNPPVQPSELPTPLPTANPAPTPARRAAPQPAALLASLLAAGAPPFAVIRREHESVLDVLVGEVVDVDLLADIPLDGAEVLALVPFRQVRERGFAAHDDGAPIRCLVVRERAEIPVDEAIEVLPRHPVVVADLDVDVSDEAYADIVRRVIDDEIGRGEGANFVIRREFVGSTDVPPAIAVLGWLRALLEHEQGAFWTFAVHTPGLAAVGATPERHVSSIDGLVSMNPISGTFRHDVLTDADAEADSLDDRLLAFLHDVKEREELVMVVDEELKMMSAVCPEGGRIRGPFLKRMSRLTHTEYLLEGRSDLDPREVLRRTMFAPTVTGSPMGNACSVIARHEPTARGYYAGVLARFTPTATGYDVDAPILIRTAYLRDGRVSVPVGATLVRHSDPVGEVAETRAKAAGMLTALGAIPRSDVAARPSAPVAPVPTAEGSARGAGGAAAADADPHAGLLEARNDHLAAFWRSPQQAHEPRGLSALVIDANDDFTTMLAHQLRHLGLDVRLVPWTEAPDAASEDLVVFGPGPGDPRDANDPRIARMRELIAARLEADRPLLAVCLSHQVLADLAGLPLAPLPTPRQGVQLPIDVFGESAAIGFYNTFSALASDRSTTPRLDLEVASDAATDVVHALRGRGVASVQGHLESVTSPDGLALLERLVNGVLTPAAMVP, from the coding sequence ATGACCGCACCGAATCCGCCAGTGCAGCCGTCCGAGCTGCCGACCCCGCTGCCGACCGCGAATCCCGCCCCGACTCCCGCCCGGCGCGCGGCCCCGCAGCCGGCCGCACTGCTCGCCTCGCTCCTCGCGGCCGGCGCCCCGCCGTTCGCCGTCATCAGACGCGAGCACGAGTCCGTGCTCGACGTGCTGGTCGGCGAGGTCGTCGACGTCGACCTGCTCGCCGACATCCCGCTCGACGGCGCCGAGGTGCTCGCGCTCGTGCCGTTCCGCCAGGTGCGCGAGCGCGGGTTCGCGGCGCACGACGACGGGGCGCCGATCCGCTGCCTCGTGGTGCGCGAGCGGGCCGAGATCCCCGTCGACGAGGCGATCGAGGTGCTGCCGCGGCATCCGGTCGTCGTCGCCGACCTCGACGTCGACGTGAGCGACGAGGCCTACGCCGACATCGTGCGCCGCGTGATCGACGACGAGATCGGGCGCGGCGAGGGTGCGAACTTCGTGATCCGGCGCGAATTCGTGGGGTCGACCGACGTGCCGCCGGCGATCGCGGTGCTCGGGTGGCTGCGGGCGCTGCTCGAGCACGAGCAGGGCGCGTTCTGGACCTTCGCCGTGCACACCCCAGGGCTCGCAGCCGTCGGCGCGACCCCCGAGCGGCACGTCTCGTCGATCGACGGACTCGTCTCGATGAACCCGATCAGCGGCACCTTCCGCCATGACGTGCTCACCGACGCCGACGCCGAGGCCGATTCGCTCGACGACCGGCTGCTCGCGTTCCTCCACGACGTCAAGGAGCGCGAGGAGCTCGTCATGGTCGTCGACGAGGAGCTGAAGATGATGAGCGCGGTCTGCCCCGAGGGCGGGCGCATCCGCGGTCCGTTCCTGAAGCGGATGTCGCGGCTGACCCACACCGAGTACCTGCTCGAGGGCCGCTCAGACCTTGACCCGCGCGAGGTGCTGCGCCGCACGATGTTCGCCCCGACCGTCACGGGGTCTCCGATGGGCAACGCCTGCTCGGTCATCGCCAGGCACGAGCCGACCGCGCGCGGGTACTACGCGGGCGTGCTCGCCAGGTTCACCCCGACGGCGACCGGATACGACGTGGACGCGCCGATCCTGATCCGCACGGCGTACCTGCGCGACGGACGCGTGAGCGTGCCCGTCGGGGCGACGCTCGTGCGCCACTCCGACCCGGTCGGCGAGGTCGCCGAGACCAGGGCGAAGGCGGCCGGCATGCTCACGGCGCTCGGGGCCATTCCGCGGTCGGATGTCGCGGCGCGGCCGAGTGCACCCGTCGCGCCCGTTCCGACCGCCGAGGGCAGTGCCCGCGGTGCCGGTGGTGCCGCCGCAGCCGACGCCGATCCGCACGCCGGCCTGCTCGAGGCCCGCAACGACCACCTCGCCGCGTTCTGGAGGTCGCCGCAGCAGGCACACGAACCGCGCGGGCTCTCGGCCCTCGTCATCGACGCGAACGACGACTTCACGACGATGCTCGCCCATCAGCTGCGCCATCTCGGCCTCGACGTGCGGCTCGTGCCGTGGACCGAGGCGCCGGATGCCGCATCCGAGGATCTCGTCGTGTTCGGGCCGGGCCCCGGCGATCCGCGCGACGCGAACGATCCGCGCATCGCCCGCATGCGAGAGCTCATCGCCGCGCGGTTGGAGGCCGACCGGCCGCTGCTCGCCGTGTGCCTGAGCCACCAGGTGCTCGCGGACCTCGCCGGGCTGCCGCTCGCACCGCTGCCGACGCCGAGGCAGGGCGTGCAGCTGCCGATCGACGTGTTCGGCGAGTCCGCGGCGATCGGCTTCTACAACACCTTCTCGGCGCTCGCATCCGATCGGTCGACGACGCCTCGGCTCGACCTCGAGGTGGCATCGGATGCCGCGACCGACGTCGTGCACGCCCTGCGCGGGCGGGGCGTGGCATCCGTTCAGGGCCATCTCGAATCGGTCACGTCGCCCGACGGCCTCGCGCTGCTCGAACGACTCGTGAACGGCGTGCTGACACCGGCGGCGATGGTGCCCTAG
- a CDS encoding putative protein N(5)-glutamine methyltransferase, whose product MPATSAAAGAPGPARSPAPDPVPAPAPDPLLVARLRAAGCVFAEAEATLLEAAVVERFGAAGAGLPDAVPDAAAELERLVARRVAGEPLEQVLGWAEFGGIRILLEPGVFVPRRRTELLAERASGFATAVAASGRVPVVVDLCCGAGAIGAVIADAVGGVELVAADLDPAAVRAARRNLEPRGARVVEGDLYAPLPSELRGRVDVLAVNAPYVPTDEIAMMPPEARDHEALVALDGGSDGLDVHRLVAASAAEWLAPGGRLLIETSRRQAPVTAALIEAAGLVAEIVSDDDVDDVDDVDGVDWADDRDERGGTVVIGTR is encoded by the coding sequence ATGCCCGCCACGTCTGCAGCCGCCGGTGCGCCCGGTCCCGCGCGCTCACCGGCGCCGGATCCCGTGCCCGCTCCCGCGCCGGATCCCCTGCTCGTCGCGCGCCTGCGCGCGGCGGGTTGCGTGTTCGCCGAAGCCGAGGCGACGCTGCTCGAGGCCGCCGTCGTCGAGCGCTTCGGCGCAGCGGGCGCGGGTCTCCCGGACGCGGTTCCGGATGCCGCGGCCGAACTCGAGCGCCTCGTCGCGCGTCGCGTGGCCGGCGAGCCGCTCGAGCAGGTGCTCGGGTGGGCGGAGTTCGGCGGCATCCGGATCCTGCTCGAGCCCGGGGTGTTCGTGCCGCGGCGGCGCACCGAGCTGCTCGCCGAACGGGCCTCGGGCTTCGCGACGGCGGTCGCGGCATCCGGAAGGGTTCCCGTCGTCGTCGACCTCTGCTGCGGCGCCGGCGCCATCGGCGCGGTGATCGCGGACGCCGTGGGAGGGGTGGAACTCGTCGCCGCCGACCTCGATCCGGCGGCCGTGCGCGCCGCCCGGCGCAACCTCGAGCCCCGGGGCGCCCGCGTCGTCGAGGGCGACCTCTACGCGCCGCTGCCGTCCGAACTGCGCGGCCGCGTCGACGTGCTCGCCGTGAACGCCCCCTACGTGCCCACCGACGAGATCGCCATGATGCCGCCCGAGGCCCGCGACCACGAGGCGCTCGTCGCACTCGACGGCGGGTCCGACGGGCTCGACGTGCACCGGCTGGTCGCGGCCTCCGCCGCCGAGTGGCTCGCGCCCGGTGGCCGGTTGCTCATCGAGACGAGCCGACGGCAGGCGCCTGTGACGGCCGCCCTCATCGAGGCGGCCGGCCTCGTGGCCGAGATCGTGAGCGACGACGATGTCGATGACGTGGACGACGTCGACGGCGTCGACTGGGCCGACGACCGCGACGAGCGCGGCGGAACCGTCGTCATCGGCACCCGGTGA
- a CDS encoding phosphoribosyltransferase yields MPQRVFDDRRDAGRRLANLLREHGPWSHPVVLGIPRGGVPVAAPVAEALAVPLDILVVRKLGLPHHEEVAMGAIGEQGARVVNEDVLRDGGVDERTLAAVERRERAELESRVQRFRGHAPAIDLAGRTAIIVDDGVATGATARVACLVARQRGAASVVLAVPVASPDAAVDLVASPAIDELVCLATPASFMAVGQYYLDFRQTTDAEVRALLAPHD; encoded by the coding sequence ATGCCGCAACGAGTGTTCGATGACCGACGCGACGCGGGTCGCCGCCTCGCGAACCTGCTTCGCGAGCACGGCCCGTGGTCGCATCCCGTCGTGCTCGGGATCCCCCGCGGCGGCGTGCCGGTCGCGGCCCCGGTCGCCGAGGCGCTCGCGGTCCCGCTCGACATCCTCGTCGTGCGCAAGCTCGGCCTGCCGCACCACGAGGAGGTCGCCATGGGCGCGATCGGTGAACAGGGCGCCCGCGTCGTGAACGAGGACGTGCTGCGCGACGGCGGCGTGGACGAGCGCACCCTCGCCGCCGTCGAGCGTCGCGAGCGCGCAGAGCTCGAATCGCGGGTCCAGCGGTTCCGGGGGCATGCGCCCGCGATCGACCTGGCCGGTCGAACGGCGATCATCGTCGACGACGGCGTCGCCACGGGGGCGACCGCCCGGGTAGCGTGCCTCGTCGCACGACAGCGCGGCGCGGCATCCGTCGTGCTGGCCGTTCCGGTCGCCTCGCCCGACGCCGCCGTCGACCTGGTGGCATCGCCTGCGATCGACGAACTCGTCTGCCTCGCGACGCCCGCCTCGTTCATGGCGGTCGGCCAGTACTACCTCGACTTCAGGCAGACGACGGATGCCGAGGTGCGGGCGCTGCTCGCGCCGCACGACTGA
- a CDS encoding VWA domain-containing protein has translation MGRHSVTASAKKSRRGLYLSVVAAVVVVGVVASGVYLWVGGHLDPSQAAAGSQCESVEELHIVADTTIAPVLSDIAADFDAANDGCVSTEVTSQESADTSAVLASGGLDVDAWVPQSSVWVDRAGATAASLGRATPNARVGQTIAVSPVVFATAASDATEIASEPLTWARVLDGSLPAILPDPEASAASLTSLVGLGAHAPADDPRPLAAAMIALGKSIPASTSAAFGALSTAAQPSVVLTSEAQVAEYNGDDPSETLTAGYPTDGTLMLDYPLVRIGDAADEAALAAEGEAAGDAPADPSASAGSTARVQTVALAARGPEAAVSDVARELSERGRLLAAFEKAATAAYDRLTGAGFRTALGAGKIDTLGIAPEGPAAQVVPVDAATALTMLRTWGVLSLRARYLAVIDVSGSMEEPADNGLRRIDIFQQAAMNAVSKFSGEVDLGVWAFSTLRNGDLDYEELAPIAPLGDAAHTQQIAGIIQSLPSRLGGATGLYDTVLAAVDRVREGYDPEKVNAVLLITDGRNEDENGIDLDTLLAQLSKGEEGKQPVPVIMIGFGPDTDLDAMKKIAKVTKGGAYSASKPEDLGIVLVDALSQRSCRPDCG, from the coding sequence GTGGGGCGTCACAGCGTCACCGCATCGGCGAAGAAGTCGAGACGCGGTCTCTACCTGTCCGTCGTCGCCGCAGTCGTCGTCGTCGGCGTCGTCGCGTCCGGCGTGTACCTCTGGGTCGGGGGACACCTCGACCCGTCGCAGGCCGCCGCCGGCTCCCAATGCGAGAGCGTCGAGGAGCTGCACATCGTCGCCGACACGACGATCGCGCCGGTGCTCTCCGACATCGCCGCCGACTTCGACGCCGCCAACGACGGCTGCGTCAGCACCGAGGTCACCTCCCAGGAGTCCGCCGACACCTCGGCCGTGCTCGCCTCCGGAGGTCTCGACGTCGACGCCTGGGTGCCCCAGTCGTCGGTGTGGGTCGATCGAGCCGGCGCCACGGCCGCGTCGCTCGGCCGCGCGACACCGAACGCCCGCGTCGGCCAGACGATCGCCGTCTCGCCCGTCGTGTTCGCCACGGCCGCATCGGACGCGACCGAGATCGCGAGCGAACCGCTGACCTGGGCCCGCGTGCTCGACGGGTCGCTGCCGGCGATCCTGCCGGACCCCGAGGCGTCGGCGGCGAGCCTCACGAGCCTCGTCGGGCTCGGCGCCCACGCACCGGCCGACGACCCCCGCCCGCTCGCGGCGGCCATGATCGCGCTCGGCAAGTCGATTCCGGCGTCGACGAGTGCCGCGTTCGGCGCGCTCTCCACGGCAGCGCAGCCGAGCGTGGTGCTCACGAGCGAGGCGCAGGTCGCCGAGTACAACGGCGACGACCCGAGCGAGACCCTCACCGCCGGGTACCCGACCGACGGCACGCTCATGCTCGACTACCCGCTCGTCCGCATCGGCGACGCGGCCGACGAGGCCGCGCTCGCCGCCGAGGGCGAGGCCGCCGGTGATGCGCCCGCCGATCCCTCCGCCTCGGCGGGGTCGACGGCACGGGTGCAGACGGTCGCCTTGGCGGCACGGGGTCCTGAAGCTGCGGTCTCCGACGTCGCGCGAGAACTGTCGGAGCGAGGGCGGCTGCTCGCCGCGTTCGAGAAGGCCGCGACGGCGGCCTACGACCGCCTCACCGGGGCCGGGTTCCGCACGGCCCTCGGAGCCGGCAAGATCGACACGCTCGGCATCGCCCCCGAAGGCCCCGCCGCTCAGGTCGTGCCCGTCGATGCCGCGACGGCGCTCACGATGCTCCGCACGTGGGGCGTGCTCTCGCTGCGCGCCCGGTACCTCGCCGTGATCGACGTGTCCGGCTCCATGGAGGAGCCGGCCGACAACGGCCTCCGTCGCATCGACATCTTCCAGCAGGCGGCGATGAACGCCGTCTCGAAGTTCTCGGGCGAGGTCGACCTCGGCGTGTGGGCGTTCTCGACGCTGCGCAACGGCGACCTCGACTACGAGGAACTCGCTCCCATCGCGCCGCTCGGCGATGCCGCGCACACCCAGCAGATCGCCGGCATCATCCAGTCGCTCCCCAGCCGCCTCGGCGGTGCGACCGGGCTCTACGACACCGTGCTCGCAGCGGTCGACCGGGTCCGCGAGGGCTACGACCCCGAGAAGGTCAACGCCGTGCTGCTCATCACCGACGGCCGCAACGAAGACGAGAACGGCATCGATCTCGACACGCTGCTCGCGCAACTGTCGAAGGGCGAGGAGGGGAAGCAGCCCGTGCCGGTCATCATGATCGGCTTCGGACCCGACACCGACCTCGACGCCATGAAGAAGATCGCGAAGGTCACGAAGGGCGGCGCGTACTCCGCGTCGAAGCCCGAAGACCTCGGCATCGTGCTCGTCGACGCGCTCTCGCAGCGCAGCTGCCGCCCCGACTGCGGCTGA